From one Eucalyptus grandis isolate ANBG69807.140 chromosome 9, ASM1654582v1, whole genome shotgun sequence genomic stretch:
- the LOC104430968 gene encoding uncharacterized protein LOC104430968 — protein MQEDLCPDHAHAHPPLCIILLAHSLVSQLRFYKILNDEITLNDTWKDDPEYRDLSRMLEKEWVAFGLVRLSYFFLVFIFSLLSTAAVVYTVASVYAAKQITFKKIMSVVPRVWKRLMVTFFWCFALFFVYNAVAVGLLIVWLITVRQFSVGPALGIALAASALGIALVVILLILSVVGLVYVTMIWQMASVISVLEDVYGRKAMLKSKELIKGKMGLSVWRFLGVLVCSMLVQAPFESLVVLDLVPNGVRIGVGLVCLLLLSMLVLFDLVVQTVIYFVCKSYHHENIDSSFLSDHLEGCLGDCPP, from the coding sequence ATGCAGGAAGATCTTTGCCCGGATCACGCTCACGCTCATCCTCCTCTCTGCATCATCCTCCTCGCCCACTCCTTGGTCTCGCAGCTCCGCTTCTACAAGATCCTCAACGACGAGATCACCCTGAACGACACCTGGAAGGACGACCCAGAGTACAGGGACCTGTCCCGCATGCTGGAGAAGGAGTGGGTCGCTTTCGGGCTCGTCAGGCTCAGCTACTTCTTCCTagtcttcatcttctctctgcTTTCAACTGCGGCTGTTGTCTACACCGTGGCCTCCGTGTACGCTGCCAAGCAGATTACTTTCAAGAAGATCATGAGTGTCGTGCCCAGAGTCTGGAAGAGGCTCATGGTCACTTTTTTCTGGTGCTTCGCACTCTTCTTTGTGTACAACGCTGTGGCTGTAGGGCTTTTGATCGTATGGCTCATCACAGTGAGGCAATTTTCAGTTGGCCCTGCACTTGGAATTGCCCTGGCGGCCTCTGCACTTGGGATTGCCCTGGTGGTCATTCTCTTGATCTTATCCGTCGTTGGGTTGGTTTATGTCACCATGATTTGGCAAATGGCGAGTGTGATTTCGGTTCTTGAAGATGTTTATGGAAGGAAGGCGATGCTGAAGAGCAAGGAACTGATAAAGGGCAAAATGGGTCTATCCGTTTGGCGTTTTCTTGGTGTCTTGGTGTGCTCCATGCTGGTTCAGGCACCGTTTGAATCACTGGTGGTCTTGGACTTGGTTCCTAATGGAGTCAGGATCGGGGTTGGCCTGGTATGCTTGCTGTTGCTGTCGATGCTGGTGCTCTTCGATTTGGTCGTGCAGACAGTGATCTATTTCGTCTGCAAGTCCTACCACCACGAGAATATCGACAGCTCCTTCTTGTCTGATCATCTTGAGGGCTGTCTTGGAGACTGCCCCCCCTGA